The following DNA comes from Athene noctua chromosome 1, bAthNoc1.hap1.1, whole genome shotgun sequence.
AGGTATGTTGCCATCTGGTTTTAAATGTAACTCGCtctgatttttaaatagaaaacacaGAATGATTATGTAACCTCCACATCATCATAATAGATGCTAATGTAATGCCAGCAGCTATACTTAAATAATAActtgttttaaagactgaaatgcaGATGCAAGATGCAGTGGATAAAGCTCTCAAAGAGGCAGCTGCTAACCACCGTGCATTTGTACAAGACCTTAAACAAAAACTTGGAAAGAAATTAAGGGTATGAACAGGTTTGCTTTCATTACTGGGGAAATAGTCAGTGTGGCAGAACCATGTGTCTGGCAACCAAGAATGTCattctaggttaaaaaaaaatggggttttttcaTGCTTACCATAACCAGGACCTTCATTCATCTGAGGTTTGAACTCTGGTGCCAGAAGTACTTGGCCTGAAGGATGACTGGCTTCGTCTATGTGCTAGATGAGATGTGAGCTTGAGCTAGCTgaatttttaattcagtttcagcacatttcaatttttatttttttttattgaagaagTTTTTGGACTTTGAAAATTCCTCCTCATGCCTTGATTCAGCCAGCCACTGAATCTGATTAGGTGCACTTCTTAAGGGCAGTTAAATATAGGCTTAATTTTGTATCTGTCCTGAAATTTTGTGTCCATCAAAGCTAGAAAGCTGATTTACTAAACCTGGATCCTAAGTGgggtggaggagaaggaaaactgTCAGCGTATGTACATTCCTAAATGAAGCACAGCGACTGTAGCTTTGAATTTCTATATATGCTTAGCACATGCTTTACATGGCTGTTTGGATATCTGAGAAAAGACTCAGAGATATCTGCCTTTTGGATCAGAGCCCTCCTGCTTTCTGCACTGCTTCACAGGGCTTTTTACCATTTTTTACTATTACTTTTACCAAGTACTCCTCAGTCAGGCATTACGCAGTCCGTCTAACACCTGTCATCTTTAGTCTTGCAGCCTCCCACCAGCGGATGAAGGGCGCACAGAGAATTGCTGGCTTGTTTTGctttggaattttattttatacaagTTTCTAAATAGCTATCTGTTTATACTGCAGGCAGTCAAAGCAATGTGCTTGGCATCTCAAGAGGAAAAGCAGGGAGGTTTACAGTGGTCTTAAGTTTCCGACAGAGTGCATTCCATTTTATGGATCTGTTTTCCAAAGGAGCTCTGTCTTTTGCTGTCATAGCATCTGCCAACAATAGTTGGCAGAAGGTCTGTTTCTTGTGTTTAACCATTCAATTACTTGCCATAAGCCTATTACATGTCTTCATAGAACTTCATAGAACTGAGTGCTCAGGATTTGAACATGTACCGTTTGTCCTGGTAACACTGGCTCCAGTGACTAAGGACTAGGGAGCAGATACAGAATTCtacagctgaaacaaaagaaGATGCAGATATAACTACGGTAATTGCAAGATGTTTTAAATTTGGTGGCTTGTGTTTCTTGCAGTTCATCTTAAGAGGTGTGTTAGCAGTGAGCTAACTGCTCACTGGCAGTTAGCTTGAAGAGGTGGTGGCAGAAAATGTACTCAGCATCTGTCTAAGCAAACAGATAGTAACAGCCAACAAAACATATCACTGAATGAGTGATTGAAGTGGGTTTTTACGTAGAGAATACGTCAAAGACAACTGGTTTCAGCTGATAGCCTCGGGAATGTCTTCTTGCAGCAGTGCTGATGTGGCTGTTCCACAACCACTAATGGTCAGATGGTTTTAGTTAGGCTTTTTGTAGGCAGGTCCTGTTACTCCGTTTGCCAGCAGTAGACAAACAACCAGTCTccacaaaaatacacagaatagAAAGCTTGTACATGGGTGTGCAAGAGATTCACAATAGACCCCATGTAACTCTGCTCATCCTGTATTAGGAAACCCACCAAGATCTAAGCAGCCAGAGCTTTCCCAATAGTGTTTTGTGACTTCTACAGACAATGCACTTGTCAGGTCTCGGAAAGAACTACGAATAGTGGCAATGCAGCGTAGATCACTGGGCACCGAGTTAAGTGTGTGCTTTACTGGATGGTCAGGTTTGGCATTGACTGTAATGACAACAGAGCTATATTGGTATATACTGAGTTGTCTGAGATTCCAAATGTGTGTATGTCCATCCAGATCAGCTAAGATTAGTGTTGTCATAACTTTATGTATCAGCCTGAGCAATATCTTGCTGACAAGGATACCAAGGACCAGGCTTCTTCTCCATCTCACTCTAAAATATTCCACTGGCCATGTGAGCTTGTGAAGAAAATACATCAGAGAACCTTGTGTGACTTATGTAGAAAACATGGATGATGTGGAATGGTGCTACAGTAAGTCACTGTAATTGCCCTGTAATATTTTCCTGAAGTCTGTTCTGCTGGGCTTTGCTGGAGATTGTTTAAAGACAACTGAGCACTAAGCTGTTGTCACTACTTAGGTCTACTTTTAACTTTGCTTAAGGAAGAGGTGAGGAAGGTAAAGGGAGAGATGCAGCAGTACATGCAGGATGAGCAGAAGAGAGAGGCTGAAGCTGCCAAGCAGTGCATGGCTCACAGACTTCAGTGTATCCCCATGAAGTGTGCCCAGGACAGGGGAGGAAGGCAGCCCTGAAGCAAGCAGCCAGACAACACAGGTGCTCTTGGAGTTTCTCCTGACTTGGCTGGCAAATATGCTGTGCTAAAGAAAATAACCAGAATTGCATCAGCATTGCTCAGATGCGGGTATTCTAGGAAAAGATCAATgcacccttcagaaaaaaatgtttttggaaatGTTAAGGACCAGCAAGAGTTACAGGTTCACTCTCTCGCTGCCCCATATGTATTTTATTCCTAAAAGCGAGTATCACAAAGCCAATCAAGGATCcaaaagttttgctttttatgGCTGACTTAGAGTTACCAGAAATAAAGATCTCAGGGGCCTACTGTGCCATTCATGACATCTAcgtaaaacagaaaaagatgtgTTCATATGGAGATCTGCAGGGTACAGGATATTCTACCCAGACAGATTAAGCATTGTGAATTAAACAGCTTGGAAGTCAAAACAATAACACACCCCTCTCCCTTAAGAGTAgaatacatttcattttttgacagcacaaacaacaaaataacacTATCACAATGAAAAGATCAGTTCGGGTATGTTCCTTTgtaaggtttgtttttttttaaagagtcacACTTTAAGTTTTGATCCATTATTAATACTTTCATTTTTACTATTAAAACGTGCCCTTTCTGACAAAGATTGATCACATTCCACATAAACTTAGCTGGTCTCTTTAACTTCTCATGTTAGCAGAGTTCTGCAAATACATCTCCAGCAAAGTGGAGGAAGCAATAACAGAgggcagaattttttttctctgcattgaaGTATTTGGCTCAGTAACCTTAATGGATGCCTAATGCACTGTTCTTTACTTTTCCCTGGGCCACTCTGGTGAATAGCACCCATAATGTTTTGACTACATAATATAAATTATATGTTTTATTACTGACATGCTAGCACAAAGATGTTCTTAGTACCACTTAAACAAAATTACAGATGAATCTGTAGTATAGAAATCAGTTCTTGGATTTCACTTCAAGACAGCATTTTTACTTGGGGACGGAATTGTTCAAAGTCTATTTGAAAATCAGCATGGACTTAAGTGCTAGCTCAAAGAGAGACCTGAATGAAGAGTGAAATAGTAATCCTTTATATCTTTCGTTTGGAAGCAAGCATCATTAAATTATATCACTGGATGCAACACATGCAGAAATAGAATCTTCTGCAGCTGCCTTTCTCTGCGTCATCAGTGGCCTTCTTTTACCCTATTTTGTTTCAGAGGTCCTACATCAAGTTCTGATTTCATGTATATTTATAGTTGAATAAGAGAGGTTTTACAACAACCTGAACAGacttaaattgttttttaaataatctttgcTAACAGGTGTTccctacaattttatttttttttttttaatagaaagcacTTAGAGCAACTCAGAGAAGAACATATGTTAGCTGAGGAACTGTATCATAAGAATATAGAGCAATTAAACAAAGACAAATGTCATGACATTAATATTGCCCTGAGTGTCACACAAAAAGATAATCAGattgacactgaaaaaaaagcagagactATATCTTGATGAGCTGGAAGAAGTGATGGTTACACTGAAAACAACAGAACAACAGGTAAAGACACTCATGCAAAAACTGAAGAAGATGATAGATTGGAAGGACACCCTGGAAACTGAAATACAAGCAACAAGACAAACTTTTCAAAAGTATATTGATGCCACATTTCCTAACCTATCCCTGGGCAAGCAGATTTTAATCTGCCGTTCAGAAAGGCATCTCAGCAGAAGGATAcctcagaagcagcagaggaCAGTGACAAGTAATATAAGAGAACTAGTATTAGAAGTGTGATATTCACAGCCACGAGTAAACAGAACTACAAATGCTGGAGAATAAATTAATCTCTGTTCACTGAATTATATGAGTGTGGTTAGAACGATACAGAGAAAAATACCCACCATTATATTAAATAATGAAGTGATGGGCCATGCTTAGAAATTATTAtgcattaatttttgttttgcaaatgctAGGGCAGAGGTTGGAACATATAGCACGTGAGGACCTTCTTGCttcttgagaaggaaaaaatctgaaagtctGATCAGAATATCTGTTGCTTAGTTAAGCATCAGCTCTTGGATTGTGAGGACTGTTGGCTCTGCCCCTGAATACTCAGGTGTGGAGTAAGACACACAGGCTTTGAAAACCTGAAGCTTGGGTTCTGAGATCTACAGGACAGTTACTCTATATAACATTGTGTGTGTCTATGTAGAGCACCTGCAAGTGAATGGTTACATGATCTGAAAATTCAGCTGGCTTGAGAGCTTGCTTTTGGGAAAAAAGTGTATGCCAGCAggcatgcaaaataattttcctgtaagagaactcagatttatttatttacatgtgCTTGATGCCTGGGTGGCTTTAGGACAGCCTCAATACACTTGATTGGGTCTGAGATTCAGCCTGCCTAAATTTGCCTTGTCTTCACTGTGTAATAAGACTTCTCCAGCATTTGCTTAATATTCACTAAAGATTTTGTGTCTTATCTCCTTTGTTACctttctcctttgaaaacactGTATAGCATCTTGAGTGTGAGCTGAGGAATGTGTCTTTATTGTAGGTGATAGAAAGTATAATATGGTGAAGGAAATTCTCCATAGGCCTCTTGTTTAGGAAATTTTTGAGAGCTATCTGTGCACCCTTCTTTTTCCTCATGCTCAAAAACAaccccagaaaacaaaaaagcagaataatcTCACAGATATCCATCACTCTACCAAACTAAGAGGTAGTTTTGGTTTCTTGTGGAACAGTTTAATTCATATAAAATACTTTGAATGGATATTTGGCATGCTCTGGCACTATTTCTGACCTAAACCTTACCTCAGTGAATTGTGAAAACTCTTTCTGTGGGGAGCTGATGCTCCTTGTTCATTTGCCAATGAAAAGAATCCAAACTTCATGTTCACAGTTGTCTAATCAAATGCATAAACTGCACAGAGCCCAAGATAAAACTCGTGTTTACATCTTAAAAATTCTTCAGCAGTCTGAAATACTCCATAAGCTCTATAAAccgttttttaaagaaaacatttacatgTGCATTAAGCATAAAGGTCTTTTGAAACTGCAGGAGTGAAATACTGGAACTAAAGTACTACCTAAAGCTGAAAAGTGCTTTCTGTTGGGTTAGCTGATTAAGGGCTGACTTCAGCACACAGCATGAAGCCCAGAGGCACAGCGGCAGCTGGGGGAACTCCAACAGCCCAGTCAGAGGACTGAGCCTCCAATCCAGCCCCGCCCAGGGCATCCCAGGAGGGCGTCAGCCCCATGGACTGGGAGTGAGACCCATCACCATGAGTCAACTGGAGAAGCTTTCTGAAGCGCCTTGCAAACTGAGGGTGGATAGAGCCTGGAGGTGTGGGGCTCCTTATGGGATGCAAGAAAGAGCATTTTGGGATTGTAGGGGGATTGTGCAAAGGCTTATTATGGGATGTTTATGGAAAGAACCAATGATGAGGAACAGGGAATCAaggtttggggaagaaaaacagtggaaaaagagAGGGATAAAGGAATAAAAGAGGCTGGTTACATGTAAATAGGGACTGGTCATAGCTCACCATGCCCTGTGCCTGACGAGCGCAGCCTGTCCTGCCTTCTCATTGAACTCCATTTCTAACTTTTCCTGGGTGCAGAGCtttctctgtgtgcatgtgtatgcatgGAGGTCTTACCAGCCAGCATCTGGAGTTGGACCACAGATGACAGCAGTTGTGGACTCAGGGTGCCAGCAATTGGAGAGACTGGAGTGCATATTATGTGGGCACGTATGTCAGTGTGTAATCTCTAGCAAATCTCAAGACAGGCTAGCTGACAAATAGGGTAAGAGGCATGGGAGCCAAGTGATGAAGTGGCCATAAATCTAAGATACTTGAGAGACCAGAACATCTGAGATTTGGCTACTTGAGGGACCAGGTAGTCAAAGCCAGTGACTGGATAGGCTGTGCAGTCTGAGGGTTGGCTGCTGGTAAGGTTGTAAGTCTGGACCAGCTACCAGACATGCTATTTGCATGCATATTTCTGCACATAAGGCAACATGAGGGGCAATTCTTGCATGTCAgaaaatgatgatgatgatgaagaactTCAACTCCCCTTGAACAAACAGTTCGAGTTCTCTTACAGTGTTAGataagtagggtttttttgttctttgctgggAAGGATATAATATAATCATCATATACTTCTGCAATGCCTTACTGTTAGCActtgttttagaagaaaagaaatcaccCTGTTTTACAGTGGCAGTGACTGGTACAGACTGTGGCTGTCTACAGACATACATGTTCTCTGTGGTGGACCTTGGTCCTGGGTACCTCAGTCATCCAGATGAGACCAAGGGCCCCTGTGAGTGCACATCCCAGGCCTCTCCTGACCTACAGCCTTGGGGGCATGTTTGAGCCAAGGTCTGGTCAGCTgcatctatacatatatatactgCAGGCACACTCTGGGGTGGACTTACTCACCAGTGCATGCACAGCATATACAGCATAGAACAGTCTGTCAAACACTGGCATTGCTTCTCATTGCCTTTTGGGAAGGGAAAGACTGGTTTACTGCTTTCAGATGTCAAGGTGAGGATGTGTTGGCTCTGCTTAGAAACAGCATGTCCTCTCAAGTCTGTGCGCTTGGCTGTGTAGAGATGAAAGGAGCCACAGCTTGGCCTAAGTGAATAGCTCTGCGGTAGAAATGGATAGACAAGATAGCAAGCAGTAGAATTGCTATGGGATCTGGAGATCCATTTGCCATGGACACTGTTTGGTACttcaaggaaatatttaaaaagtaaagtaTCTAACTAAGCCCcatttaagagattttttttcccccttctagtTGTACACACTGCACAATATTATGGTTGACtggcaagctgaaaaaaaaaagctggttttcatATTCTGTAAGTTTCTGCACGTCAGATACTTAACTAATGAAATCTGTGATTTCATGAGCTATTGGTAGCTAATAAAAATTGGGAGTTCAGACATAGAAGCAAACCTTTTATTGCATGAAGCAGAGACAGCGTATGTTTGTTGGAAGGATCACAGCATGAAAAGTAACACTACCCACTTTACTCGCACTCTGAATCAGATAGAGGGTGAATACATGCTTTCTGACTGTTTGTCTGAATGAAGCAAataaagaagctttcagataacATCTGGACTCTAAGGTGCCAGTGATAGCACATATTGACGGTGGAGTGCATGAGACAAAACTTAGACTGGGGAGCTGTAATGCTGCAATGAATAAtacagaaagcagattttttcTATTAGTTATTCAGGAGATGTCTAAAATTGCCAGAAAGTACCATAGTCTCAGGAACAGTGAAACTTTCTGTCTAAGGCAATGTTATAAAAGACTGAAAAGTCGGTTGTCCAATTACTGTGGCTGAACAGCTGAACTAGTAGGGAGCTGTGGAGTACAGCTGATAAGCAGCTAATTAATAAACTAGAGACATCTTGCTCGTTAGTCCCTCAAAGGTCTGC
Coding sequences within:
- the C1H6orf163 gene encoding LOW QUALITY PROTEIN: uncharacterized protein C6orf163 homolog (The sequence of the model RefSeq protein was modified relative to this genomic sequence to represent the inferred CDS: inserted 6 bases in 4 codons; deleted 1 base in 1 codon; substituted 1 base at 1 genomic stop codon); protein product: MSNSRKILEYHNDCNPHLDSFVCCAVCSKIMPPPPSSTTFGWIXPFRTRYCTHCNRLEFGADRQQHEKKEAEIQEHTEKKKAELWSQTEMQMQDAVDKALKEAAANHRAFVQDLKQKLGKKLREEVRKVKGEMQQYMQDEQKREAEAAKQCMAHRLQCIPMKCAQDRXRKAALKQAARQHRKHLEQLREEHMLAEELYHKNIEQLNKDKCHDINIALSVTQKDNQIDTEKKXQRLYLDELEEVMVTLKTTEQQVKTLMQKLKKMIDWKDTLETEIQATRQTFQKYIDATFPNLXPGQADFNLPFRKASQQKDTSEAAEDSDKXYKRTSIRSVIFTATSKQNYKCWRIN